The Pseudophaeobacter arcticus DSM 23566 genome includes a region encoding these proteins:
- a CDS encoding ABC transporter ATP-binding protein produces MSDAILTLDGVYTNIAQYHILQGVDLQVPRGGVTMLLGRNGVGKTTTLRSIIGHWRAHQGRILFDGTDITKLPTPAIARLGIGFVPEDMGIFADLTVAENMTLAAVSGPINSARLDWIFTAFPPLKTFWKSDAGTLSGGQKQMLSIARAMIEERKLYLIDEPTKGLAPAIISTMARALKDLKDQGASVLLVEQNFAVAKALGDSANVMDDGRMIWSGEMAELGRDAALQERLMGLSMEAH; encoded by the coding sequence ATGTCTGATGCAATCCTGACGCTGGATGGCGTCTACACCAATATCGCCCAGTATCACATCCTGCAGGGTGTTGACCTGCAGGTGCCGCGCGGCGGCGTCACCATGCTGTTGGGCCGCAACGGTGTTGGCAAAACCACCACCCTGCGCAGCATCATCGGCCATTGGCGCGCCCATCAGGGCCGCATCCTGTTTGATGGCACCGACATCACCAAGCTGCCCACCCCGGCCATTGCCCGTCTTGGCATCGGCTTTGTGCCCGAAGACATGGGTATCTTTGCCGATCTCACGGTTGCGGAAAACATGACCCTGGCCGCCGTCAGCGGCCCGATCAATTCCGCCCGGCTGGACTGGATCTTCACCGCCTTCCCGCCGCTCAAAACATTCTGGAAATCCGATGCCGGCACGCTCTCGGGCGGGCAAAAACAAATGCTGTCGATTGCCCGTGCCATGATCGAAGAACGTAAGCTTTACCTGATTGACGAACCCACCAAGGGGCTGGCGCCAGCAATCATCTCTACCATGGCCAGGGCCCTGAAAGATCTCAAAGACCAGGGCGCCTCGGTGCTGCTGGTAGAACAGAATTTTGCCGTCGCCAAAGCCCTCGGCGACAGCGCCAATGTGATGGATGATGGCCGGATGATCTGGTCCGGCGAGATGGCGGAACTCGGCCGTGATGCCGCTCTGCAAGAGCGCCTGATGGGCCTCAGCATGGAGGCCCATTGA
- a CDS encoding pyridoxal phosphate-dependent decarboxylase family protein produces MKWDEFSGWGRRIADWAQDYHLTVGDKPVRARTEPGEVLNALPATPPEGGEGMEAIFADFEEIVMPGITHWQHPRFFAYFTSNAAAPSVLAEFLTSAIAPQCMLWQTSPAATEMETRMMDWLRQALDLPEEFQGVIQDSASSATLAAVLTMREKALNWQGNQQGLFAQKPLRIYCSSEVHTSVDRAIWVAGIGQQNLVRVPIKGDWRGMDPAALRQAIEADIAAGMQPAGLILCVGGTGTGATDPVDDCLQIAEDYGLYSHIDAAWAGSAMICPEYRHYWSGVERADSIVFNPHKWLGVQFDCSAHFLKNPDDLVQTLAISPEYLKTHGKDGIINYSEWSVPLGRRFRALKIWFLIRTYGLEGLRQRLRNHITWSEALHDRLAATPDFEIVTPPMWSLWTFRYAPKGASDLDDLNLRLVNAINDDGRIYLTQTRVDGDLVIRFQAGQFETTQADVMMAHTVITEIAATL; encoded by the coding sequence ATGAAATGGGATGAATTCTCAGGCTGGGGCCGCCGCATTGCGGATTGGGCGCAGGACTATCACCTGACCGTTGGCGACAAGCCGGTACGCGCCCGCACCGAACCCGGCGAGGTGCTGAACGCCCTGCCTGCAACGCCCCCCGAGGGTGGTGAGGGCATGGAAGCGATCTTTGCCGATTTTGAAGAGATCGTGATGCCGGGGATCACCCATTGGCAGCACCCGCGTTTCTTTGCCTATTTCACCTCCAATGCCGCGGCGCCCTCGGTGCTGGCAGAGTTCCTCACCTCGGCCATCGCGCCACAATGTATGCTCTGGCAGACCTCTCCGGCAGCAACCGAGATGGAAACCCGGATGATGGACTGGCTGCGCCAGGCGCTGGATCTGCCCGAGGAGTTTCAGGGCGTCATCCAGGATAGCGCCTCGTCGGCGACCCTGGCTGCTGTCCTCACCATGCGGGAAAAGGCGCTGAACTGGCAGGGCAACCAACAGGGGCTGTTTGCGCAAAAACCGCTGCGGATCTATTGCTCCAGCGAAGTGCATACCTCGGTGGATCGCGCCATCTGGGTGGCCGGCATTGGCCAGCAAAACCTGGTGCGCGTGCCGATCAAAGGCGACTGGCGCGGCATGGACCCTGCGGCGCTGCGCCAGGCAATCGAGGCCGATATTGCCGCCGGAATGCAGCCTGCCGGGCTGATCCTATGTGTGGGCGGCACTGGCACCGGTGCCACTGATCCGGTGGATGACTGCCTGCAAATCGCCGAAGACTACGGGCTGTACAGCCATATCGACGCCGCCTGGGCAGGATCGGCGATGATCTGCCCCGAATATCGCCACTACTGGTCAGGGGTGGAGCGCGCCGACAGCATCGTCTTTAACCCGCACAAATGGCTCGGCGTGCAATTCGATTGCTCGGCGCATTTTTTGAAAAACCCCGACGATCTGGTGCAGACTCTGGCGATCAGCCCCGAATATCTAAAAACCCACGGCAAAGACGGCATCATCAACTACTCGGAATGGTCGGTGCCGCTGGGCCGCCGTTTCCGCGCCCTAAAGATCTGGTTCCTGATCCGCACCTATGGGCTGGAAGGGCTGCGCCAGCGCCTGCGCAACCATATCACCTGGTCCGAAGCCCTGCATGACAGGCTCGCCGCGACGCCGGATTTTGAGATCGTCACGCCGCCGATGTGGTCGCTCTGGACCTTTCGTTATGCCCCCAAAGGCGCCTCCGATCTGGATGATCTGAACCTGAGATTGGTCAATGCTATCAACGACGACGGGCGAATTTACCTCACCCAGACGCGGGTCGATGGCGATCTGGTGATCCGCTTCCAGGCCGGTCAGTTTGAAACCACCCAGGCCGATGTGATGATGGCCCATACTGTCATCACCGAAATCGCCGCGACGCTCTGA
- the hpaR gene encoding homoprotocatechuate degradation operon regulator HpaR — translation MKNRLPSTARSLPIALLRARERVMGPIRHLLSDVDLTEQQWRVLRVVQENDGIDPTEIAEQACLLLPSLTRILQKLDEKGLISRKRDKVDRRRQVIRITAAGGKIIEANIAASIAIVDRTREKMGQERYEALLDLLNELDKIEL, via the coding sequence ATGAAAAATCGTTTGCCATCTACCGCCCGCTCTTTGCCAATTGCCTTGTTACGGGCGCGTGAACGCGTGATGGGGCCAATCCGGCATCTGCTGAGCGATGTGGATCTCACGGAACAACAATGGCGGGTACTGCGGGTTGTGCAGGAAAACGACGGCATTGATCCAACCGAGATCGCCGAACAGGCCTGCCTGTTGCTGCCCAGCCTGACGCGGATCCTGCAAAAGCTGGACGAAAAAGGGCTGATCAGCCGTAAACGCGACAAGGTGGACCGGCGCCGCCAGGTGATCCGTATCACCGCAGCGGGGGGCAAGATCATCGAGGCCAATATCGCCGCCAGCATCGCCATTGTGGACCGCACCCGCGAAAAAATGGGGCAAGAGCGCTATGAGGCGCTGCTGGATCTTCTGAACGAACTCGACAAGATCGAGCTCTAA
- a CDS encoding sulfatase-like hydrolase/transferase, translating into MSTDHPRKKNVLFILIDQLRADCLTGALAAHVALPNLRALMAEAVTFEQNYTVVNPCGPSRASILTGQYAMNHRSIRNGTPLRHDTPTLPGEMRKAGYTPMLFGYTDTARDPRTHHPNDPAIRTYEQHMEGFQEMLEMRLEMSYPWRADLLSKGYRFDTYWDLHKPVSPTGGPARLNDPAPYKAADSDTAFLTDRFLATMPAYDDQSWFAHLTYIRPHPPLVAPAPYNAMYDPADLPLPSRHATVADECAIHPFFPPTTQAYTPASAVLGFPDLDPTDENIQTLRAIYLGLASEVDAHIGRVVQFLKDSGQDDNTLLVLSADHGEMLGDRHSWGKFTVYDAAYKTPLIIRMPGNAARAGSVVQEITESIDLTPTILDWVGQEIPNSMDGASLVPLLRGETPADWRQYSYSELDFGDPQSPTIWQQALATPASESSLAILRDGRFSLVEFAADLPPLLFDHQGAGEMENVAQIPARQADLARLTRRMLRHRMRNADHSLSLHSITADGPRLQKRDRPGR; encoded by the coding sequence ATGAGCACGGATCACCCCCGGAAAAAGAACGTGTTGTTCATTCTGATCGACCAGCTGCGGGCGGACTGCCTGACAGGTGCCCTGGCCGCGCATGTCGCACTGCCAAACCTGCGGGCCCTGATGGCAGAGGCGGTGACATTTGAGCAAAACTACACCGTGGTGAACCCCTGCGGCCCCTCGCGCGCTTCGATCCTGACCGGGCAATATGCGATGAACCATCGCTCGATCCGCAACGGCACCCCGCTGCGCCATGACACCCCCACCCTGCCCGGCGAGATGCGCAAGGCCGGATACACTCCGATGCTGTTTGGCTATACCGACACCGCGCGCGACCCGCGCACCCATCATCCCAATGATCCGGCCATCCGCACCTATGAACAGCATATGGAGGGCTTTCAGGAGATGTTGGAGATGCGGCTGGAGATGTCCTATCCTTGGCGCGCTGACCTGCTCTCAAAGGGCTACAGATTTGACACCTATTGGGACCTGCACAAACCAGTCTCCCCAACCGGTGGCCCGGCCCGGCTGAACGATCCGGCACCCTACAAGGCGGCAGACAGCGATACCGCCTTTTTGACCGATCGTTTTCTGGCGACCATGCCCGCCTATGACGACCAGAGCTGGTTTGCCCATCTCACCTATATTCGCCCACACCCGCCGCTGGTGGCCCCTGCGCCTTATAATGCGATGTATGACCCCGCCGATCTGCCACTGCCCAGCCGCCATGCCACGGTTGCCGATGAATGCGCGATCCATCCGTTCTTCCCCCCCACAACCCAGGCCTATACTCCGGCCTCTGCTGTGCTGGGCTTTCCGGATCTGGACCCGACGGATGAAAACATCCAGACCCTGCGGGCGATTTATCTGGGGTTGGCAAGCGAAGTGGACGCCCATATCGGCCGGGTGGTGCAGTTCCTCAAGGACAGCGGTCAGGACGACAACACATTGCTGGTGCTGAGCGCCGACCACGGGGAGATGCTGGGCGACCGCCACAGCTGGGGCAAGTTCACCGTCTATGATGCCGCATATAAAACACCGCTGATCATCCGCATGCCCGGCAATGCCGCACGGGCCGGGTCTGTGGTGCAGGAGATCACCGAATCCATTGACCTCACCCCAACCATTCTGGACTGGGTCGGACAGGAGATCCCCAATTCGATGGATGGTGCCTCGCTGGTGCCGCTGCTGCGCGGAGAAACACCCGCTGACTGGCGGCAATACTCCTATTCCGAGCTGGATTTTGGCGACCCCCAGTCCCCTACAATCTGGCAACAGGCGCTTGCCACCCCGGCATCGGAGTCCAGCCTCGCCATTCTGCGCGATGGGCGGTTCAGCCTGGTGGAATTTGCCGCCGACCTGCCGCCCCTGCTGTTTGACCATCAAGGCGCCGGCGAGATGGAAAACGTGGCGCAGATCCCCGCGCGGCAGGCGGATCTGGCCCGGCTCACCCGGCGGATGCTGCGCCACCGGATGCGCAACGCCGATCACAGCCTGTCGCTGCACAGCATCACAGCCGATGGACCGCGCCTGCAAAAACGCGACAGGCCGGGGCGCTAG
- a CDS encoding DeoR/GlpR family DNA-binding transcription regulator translates to MSRPAPPSHREVELLETLRRLGGSGRSAELAMMLDVSEETVRRTIKALAKAGLVERVHGGAYLVGPRGTGEAGPSFFRRMGEHPTEKAQIAMAVLPRIADGMTVFLDVGSTTSFVAEALRQRRNLTVVTNSIGVAQLLANHNGNRLHLLGGEMCNDDRGTFGPVAEMQAARFAFDVAVLSADALSPKYGLLFHNAAEAELTLAVAAAAERVIVVTTHAKFSESAPHRGPAPQQLTHLVSDREPGKKLARALLDWGVEFTLADPAPEGA, encoded by the coding sequence ATGTCCCGTCCCGCGCCGCCGTCCCACCGGGAGGTTGAACTGCTTGAAACCCTGCGGCGGCTGGGCGGATCGGGGCGCAGTGCCGAGCTGGCGATGATGCTGGATGTGTCGGAGGAAACCGTGCGCCGCACCATCAAGGCCCTGGCCAAGGCGGGCTTGGTTGAGCGGGTCCATGGCGGCGCCTATCTGGTTGGGCCGCGCGGCACCGGCGAGGCCGGTCCCAGCTTTTTCCGGCGCATGGGAGAACACCCCACCGAGAAGGCGCAGATCGCCATGGCCGTTTTGCCCAGGATTGCCGATGGCATGACGGTGTTTCTGGATGTGGGTTCCACCACCTCCTTTGTGGCAGAGGCGCTGCGGCAGCGCCGCAACCTGACGGTGGTGACAAACTCCATCGGGGTGGCGCAGTTGCTGGCCAATCACAATGGCAACCGGTTGCATCTGCTGGGCGGCGAGATGTGCAACGATGATCGTGGCACCTTTGGTCCGGTGGCCGAAATGCAGGCGGCACGGTTTGCCTTTGATGTGGCGGTTCTATCTGCCGATGCGCTGTCTCCAAAATATGGGCTGCTGTTTCACAATGCCGCCGAGGCGGAGCTGACGCTTGCGGTCGCGGCTGCTGCCGAGCGGGTCATTGTGGTGACCACCCACGCAAAATTCTCTGAGAGCGCCCCACATCGGGGGCCTGCACCGCAGCAGCTGACGCATCTGGTCAGCGACCGGGAACCGGGAAAAAAACTGGCGCGGGCCCTGCTGGACTGGGGGGTAGAGTTCACCCTGGCCGACCCGGCGCCTGAAGGAGCGTGA
- a CDS encoding substrate-binding domain-containing protein yields the protein MTRTLLAGMVSALALASAATADIKIAHIYGKTGPFEAYAKQSHDGLMLGLEYATGGTMEINGEPIVVIEKDTQLKPENGKALLEEAYGDDDVDLAVGPVSSGVALAMLPVAEEYEKILIVEPAVADSITGENWNRYIFRTSRNSSQDAVSSAIALAGDNVKIATLAQDYAFGRDGVAAFREALATQGIELVHEEYAPTDTTDFTAAGERIFNAMKDLDGPKKLFVIWAGGGNPLGKINAMDPGRFGIEFAGVGNILAALKGFKDYEGMEGGTYYYYELPDNEVNDWLVKTHFERFDSPPDFFTAGGMAAGIAAVEAIRKAGSTDTEELITAMEGMEWETPKGTMRFRAEDHQALQTMYHFKLTVQDGVEWAVPELVRELSIDEMPIPIRNQ from the coding sequence ATGACACGCACTTTGCTAGCAGGAATGGTCTCTGCACTGGCACTGGCTTCGGCCGCCACCGCAGATATCAAGATCGCCCATATCTATGGCAAGACCGGCCCGTTTGAGGCCTATGCCAAACAAAGCCACGACGGGCTGATGCTGGGGCTGGAATATGCCACCGGCGGCACCATGGAGATCAATGGTGAGCCAATCGTGGTGATCGAAAAAGACACCCAGCTGAAGCCCGAAAACGGCAAGGCCCTGCTGGAAGAGGCCTACGGCGACGACGACGTCGATCTCGCCGTTGGTCCGGTCAGCTCTGGCGTCGCCCTGGCAATGCTGCCGGTAGCCGAGGAATACGAAAAGATCCTGATTGTTGAGCCCGCCGTGGCCGACAGCATCACCGGTGAAAACTGGAACCGCTATATCTTCCGCACCTCGCGCAATTCATCGCAGGACGCTGTTTCCAGCGCCATCGCCCTGGCGGGTGACAACGTCAAGATCGCCACTCTGGCGCAGGACTATGCCTTTGGTCGCGACGGGGTTGCCGCCTTCCGCGAGGCCCTGGCCACCCAGGGGATCGAACTGGTCCACGAAGAATACGCCCCCACCGACACCACCGATTTTACCGCCGCTGGTGAGCGTATTTTTAATGCCATGAAGGACCTGGACGGCCCCAAAAAGCTGTTTGTGATCTGGGCCGGCGGTGGCAACCCGCTGGGCAAGATCAACGCCATGGATCCGGGCCGCTTTGGCATCGAATTTGCCGGCGTTGGCAATATCCTCGCGGCGCTGAAAGGGTTCAAAGACTATGAGGGCATGGAAGGTGGCACCTATTACTACTACGAGCTGCCCGACAATGAGGTGAATGACTGGCTGGTCAAAACCCATTTTGAGCGCTTTGACAGCCCTCCGGATTTCTTCACCGCCGGGGGCATGGCCGCAGGCATCGCCGCAGTTGAGGCGATCCGCAAGGCGGGCTCTACCGACACCGAAGAGCTGATCACCGCGATGGAAGGCATGGAATGGGAAACCCCCAAGGGCACCATGCGCTTCCGGGCTGAGGATCACCAGGCGCTGCAGACCATGTACCATTTCAAACTGACCGTGCAGGACGGTGTTGAATGGGCGGTGCCAGAACTGGTGCGCGAGCTGTCGATTGACGAAATGCCGATCCCGATCCGCAACCAGTAA
- a CDS encoding branched-chain amino acid ABC transporter permease has translation MSAAPEHAPTMAQTTLSERIGPYMPVLLVPLLAIAGFLAILNPASWLTLTVSGLAMGMMIFIMASGLTLVFGLMDVINFGHGAFVSVGAFVGITVLMGLGHLTEAPSLMLNLGAVLLAVIGAMLATGAMGWAFEKVIVAPVYGHHLKQILVTMGGLIVVEQLIIVLWGPEEIYFNRPEALKGAVTFAGAAIEKYRLVAVAVGLVVFAAMRWVLRRTKIGLIVRAGVENGEMVQALGYRLKLVFVGVFIAGSALAGLGGVMWALYQEVITAHMGNHAMILIFIVVIIGGLGSVEGCFIGALLVGLMQNYIAFIEPKAALISNIALMVSILMWRPMGMIPVVKAK, from the coding sequence ATGAGCGCTGCACCTGAACACGCCCCCACCATGGCCCAGACCACCCTGTCTGAGCGCATCGGCCCCTATATGCCAGTCCTGCTGGTGCCGCTGCTGGCCATCGCCGGATTTCTCGCCATCCTGAATCCCGCCAGCTGGCTGACCCTCACGGTTTCCGGCCTCGCCATGGGCATGATGATCTTTATCATGGCCTCGGGTCTGACGCTGGTCTTTGGCCTGATGGATGTGATCAACTTTGGCCATGGCGCCTTTGTCTCTGTTGGTGCCTTTGTCGGCATTACCGTGCTGATGGGGCTGGGCCATCTGACCGAGGCGCCCTCGCTGATGCTCAACCTCGGCGCCGTGCTGCTGGCTGTCATCGGGGCCATGCTGGCCACTGGCGCCATGGGCTGGGCCTTCGAAAAAGTCATCGTCGCGCCCGTGTATGGCCATCACCTGAAACAGATCCTGGTCACCATGGGTGGGCTCATCGTGGTGGAACAGCTGATCATCGTGCTTTGGGGACCCGAAGAGATCTACTTCAACCGCCCCGAAGCGCTGAAAGGCGCGGTGACCTTTGCCGGCGCCGCAATCGAGAAATATCGCCTGGTGGCCGTCGCCGTGGGCCTTGTGGTCTTTGCCGCCATGCGCTGGGTACTGCGCCGCACCAAGATCGGTCTGATTGTGCGCGCCGGTGTCGAGAACGGCGAGATGGTGCAGGCGCTTGGCTATCGGCTCAAGCTGGTCTTTGTCGGTGTCTTTATTGCCGGCTCCGCCCTCGCGGGCCTTGGTGGCGTCATGTGGGCGCTCTACCAAGAGGTCATCACCGCCCATATGGGCAATCACGCGATGATCCTGATCTTTATCGTGGTGATCATCGGCGGGCTTGGCTCTGTTGAGGGCTGCTTTATTGGCGCTCTCCTGGTGGGGCTGATGCAGAACTACATCGCCTTTATCGAGCCCAAAGCCGCCCTTATTTCCAATATTGCCCTGATGGTCTCCATTCTGATGTGGCGCCCCATGGGTATGATTCCGGTGGTAAAAGCAAAATGA
- a CDS encoding ABC transporter ATP-binding protein, translated as MTQPILKTRDLTVRFGGHVAVDAVSCAFNAGELTAIVGPNGAGKTTYFNLISGQIPASGGAVSLRGRDITRASVSARTKAGIGRAFQLTNLFPGLSVLENLRLVVQAKLGRGFNLWSMVSRHQDLTDQAEEILARVRLLDQRDQVVSELSHGNQRKLEVALLIAQDPDVYMFDEPTAGMSVDEAPVVLDLIAELKQQKDRSILLVEHKMDVIRSLADRIIVLHNGALAADGAPAEVMASDVVQEAYMGRGLEGILADV; from the coding sequence ATGACCCAACCCATTCTGAAGACCCGTGACCTGACCGTCCGCTTTGGTGGCCATGTCGCGGTTGATGCCGTCAGCTGCGCTTTTAACGCTGGTGAGCTCACCGCGATTGTTGGCCCCAATGGCGCCGGAAAAACCACCTATTTCAACCTGATATCGGGCCAGATTCCGGCCTCTGGCGGCGCGGTCTCGCTGCGGGGCCGCGACATCACCCGCGCCTCCGTGTCTGCCCGCACCAAGGCCGGCATTGGCCGCGCCTTTCAGCTGACCAATCTGTTTCCCGGGTTGAGCGTGCTGGAAAACCTGCGGCTGGTGGTGCAGGCAAAACTGGGGCGCGGCTTTAACCTCTGGTCCATGGTGTCGCGCCATCAGGATCTGACAGATCAGGCCGAAGAGATCCTCGCCCGTGTGCGCCTGCTGGATCAACGCGATCAGGTGGTTTCGGAACTGTCCCATGGCAACCAGCGCAAACTGGAGGTCGCCCTGCTGATCGCCCAGGACCCGGATGTCTATATGTTTGACGAACCCACCGCCGGCATGAGCGTCGATGAGGCCCCCGTTGTGCTGGATCTGATTGCCGAACTGAAACAGCAAAAAGACCGCAGCATTTTGCTGGTGGAACACAAGATGGACGTGATCCGCAGCCTCGCGGATCGCATCATCGTGTTGCACAATGGCGCGCTGGCCGCAGATGGTGCCCCGGCTGAGGTCATGGCCTCGGATGTGGTACAAGAAGCCTATATGGGCCGCGGCCTCGAAGGAATTCTCGCAGATGTCTGA
- the hpaD gene encoding 3,4-dihydroxyphenylacetate 2,3-dioxygenase: MPVPAPVLYPPFNIVRLSHVEYRVTDLAASRRFYVEILGLQVTQEDESHIYLRAMEERGHHCIVLVQADSADVGVLGFKLYDAPDLDKAAAFFAAKGLPVDWVERPHMGRTLRTRDPWGIPLEFYVKMERLEPIHQKYRLYNGVKPLRIDHFNMFSADVDASVAFYNEIGFRVTEYTEDDESGKVWAAWMHRKGGVHDVAFTNGTGPRLHHTAFWVPTPLNIIDLLDLMSTTGYVSNIERGPGRHGISNAFFLYVRDPDGHRIEIYCSDYQTVDPDHEAIKWSLKDPQRQTLWGEPAPRSWFEEGSTFEGAATQESALKAQPIIAP, from the coding sequence ATGCCAGTTCCCGCCCCCGTGCTCTATCCTCCTTTCAACATCGTCCGGCTGTCCCATGTAGAGTACCGCGTCACCGATCTGGCAGCCTCTCGCAGGTTCTACGTCGAGATCCTGGGGCTACAGGTAACCCAGGAAGACGAGAGCCACATCTATCTGCGGGCCATGGAGGAACGCGGCCATCACTGCATCGTGCTGGTTCAGGCCGATAGCGCCGATGTCGGTGTCTTGGGGTTCAAGCTCTATGACGCGCCCGACCTCGACAAGGCCGCAGCCTTCTTTGCTGCCAAAGGCCTGCCGGTGGATTGGGTCGAGCGCCCTCATATGGGACGCACCCTACGCACCCGTGACCCCTGGGGCATTCCGCTGGAGTTCTATGTAAAGATGGAGCGCCTGGAGCCCATTCACCAGAAATACAGGCTCTATAACGGGGTAAAACCCCTGCGGATTGACCATTTCAACATGTTCTCGGCGGATGTGGATGCCTCCGTCGCCTTTTACAACGAGATCGGTTTTCGGGTGACGGAGTACACAGAGGACGACGAAAGCGGCAAGGTCTGGGCCGCCTGGATGCACCGCAAGGGCGGCGTGCATGACGTGGCCTTTACCAATGGCACCGGCCCGCGCCTGCATCACACCGCGTTTTGGGTGCCGACACCGCTCAACATCATTGATCTGCTCGATCTGATGTCCACCACCGGCTATGTCAGCAATATCGAACGCGGCCCTGGCCGCCATGGTATCTCCAACGCATTTTTCCTCTATGTGCGTGACCCCGATGGCCATCGGATCGAGATCTATTGCTCGGATTATCAAACCGTTGATCCCGACCACGAGGCAATCAAATGGTCACTCAAAGACCCACAGCGCCAGACGCTTTGGGGGGAGCCGGCGCCACGCAGCTGGTTCGAGGAAGGCTCGACGTTTGAAGGCGCCGCCACCCAAGAAAGCGCCCTCAAGGCACAGCCAATTATCGCCCCTTAG
- a CDS encoding glycerate kinase type-2 family protein → MTPLPQDARALFDAAVARADPAKALRQALLSTPLPALEPGGQSYILALGKAAVPMMREMLRHIPEPRQALVVTNPENLTEVPGATVLAGSHPLPDQASADAGAAVMDLLSQTTAQDRVTVLVSGGGSSLMVAPAAGISLADKASVGAALLSSGLEINDMNLVRQQLSALKGGGLLRHAAPASVQAYILSDVIGDDLRAIASGPTVSALGDPAAARALLQQAGIWQDLPETVKTHLSQEQSHSALPVAHNNLIGSNRHSLAAMMERARALGWQPQLVSDHLVGDVCAAVEEILQAAKAAPTDQPVALIFGGETTVRLQGNGRGGRNQELALRMAQRGASELSGDWLFLSAGTDGRDGPTDAAGGFATPQTWQAIADAGKDPAALLANNDSYAALKAAKALLVCGGTGTNVADVQVFLRRAAG, encoded by the coding sequence ATGACCCCCCTTCCCCAAGACGCCCGCGCCCTGTTTGACGCCGCCGTGGCCCGCGCCGACCCCGCAAAAGCGCTCAGGCAGGCGCTGCTCTCGACGCCGCTCCCCGCTTTGGAGCCCGGCGGGCAGAGCTATATTCTGGCGCTCGGCAAAGCGGCGGTTCCAATGATGCGGGAAATGCTGCGCCATATCCCTGAACCGCGTCAGGCGCTTGTGGTCACCAATCCCGAAAACCTGACAGAAGTCCCCGGTGCAACGGTTCTGGCCGGATCGCACCCGCTGCCGGATCAGGCCAGCGCCGATGCCGGAGCAGCGGTCATGGACCTGTTGTCGCAAACCACCGCGCAGGACCGCGTCACCGTGCTGGTCTCTGGGGGAGGTTCCTCGCTGATGGTGGCCCCGGCGGCGGGGATCAGCCTGGCGGACAAGGCTTCTGTTGGCGCGGCGCTGCTGTCCTCGGGGCTGGAAATCAACGACATGAACCTGGTGCGCCAGCAACTGTCCGCGCTGAAAGGTGGCGGCCTGCTGCGCCATGCCGCCCCGGCTTCGGTGCAGGCCTATATCCTGTCGGATGTGATTGGCGACGATCTGCGCGCCATTGCCTCGGGTCCGACTGTTTCGGCGCTGGGGGACCCGGCGGCGGCGCGCGCCCTGTTGCAGCAAGCCGGGATCTGGCAGGACCTGCCCGAGACCGTCAAAACCCATCTGTCACAGGAGCAGAGCCACAGCGCCCTGCCAGTGGCGCACAACAACCTCATCGGCTCCAACCGTCACAGCCTTGCAGCGATGATGGAGCGCGCCCGTGCCCTGGGCTGGCAGCCGCAGCTGGTCAGTGATCATCTGGTCGGCGATGTCTGCGCGGCGGTTGAAGAGATCCTGCAAGCGGCCAAGGCAGCGCCGACAGACCAGCCCGTTGCGCTGATCTTTGGCGGTGAGACCACCGTGCGCCTGCAGGGCAACGGGCGCGGCGGCCGCAACCAGGAACTGGCCCTGCGCATGGCCCAGCGCGGCGCGTCCGAATTGAGCGGAGACTGGCTGTTCCTCTCGGCTGGCACAGATGGCCGTGACGGCCCCACCGATGCCGCCGGCGGCTTTGCCACACCGCAGACCTGGCAGGCAATTGCCGATGCGGGCAAGGACCCTGCTGCTTTGCTGGCCAATAACGACAGCTACGCCGCGCTCAAAGCCGCCAAAGCCCTGCTGGTCTGCGGTGGCACCGGCACCAATGTGGCAGATGTTCAGGTCTTTCTGCGGCGGGCAGCAGGCTAA